A genomic stretch from Myxocyprinus asiaticus isolate MX2 ecotype Aquarium Trade chromosome 24, UBuf_Myxa_2, whole genome shotgun sequence includes:
- the LOC127414656 gene encoding H-2 class II histocompatibility antigen, I-E alpha chain-like isoform X3 — protein MVLYVFLFMFTGTVSTHTKVVYRDIQYSGCSDTETEFIYGLDGEELYHSDFNRQEGIVTAPNFADPVSFPGFYDLGVALTAHCKVRLAACVKAYNNPNKRTDDVMLGIDNTLICHVTGLYPPPVVISWTKNNVNVTEDINLSQYRPRTDGTFNIFSTLKFIPEEGDIYTCTVYHKALENKPETKIWEVDVVLPSVGLAVFCGVGLTLVLLGVATGTFFLIKGNNCN, from the exons ATGGTGCTGTATGTGTTCCTTTTCATGTTCACTGGAACTGTCAGTACTCACACTAAAG TTGTATATAGGGACATTCAATATTCTGGATGCTCTGATACAGAGACAGAGTTTATATATGGACTTGATGGAGAGGAACTATACCATTCAGATTTCAATAGACAGGAAGGAATAGTGACCGCACCAAATTTTGCAGATcctgttagctttcctggatttTATGACCTTGGTGTTGCCTTAACAGCACATTGCAAAGTAAGATTAGCTGCATGTGTTAAAGCTTACAACAACCCAAATAAGAGAACAG ATGATGTAATGCTGGGGATTGACAACACCCTCATCTGTCATGTGACTGGACTCTACCCTCCACCTGTGGTGATCTCATGGACCAAGAACAATGTGAATGTGACAGAGGATATAAATCTAAGCCAGTATCGTCCAAGGACTGATGGAACCTTCAACATCTTCTCCACTCTGAAGTTCATTCCTGAAGAGGGAGACATCTATACCTGCACTGTGTACCATAAAGCTCTTGAGAACAAACCTGAGACTAAAATATGGG AAGTTGACGTTGTTCTGCCCAGTGTTGGTCTAGCCGTGTTCTGTGGAGTTGGTCTGACTCTTGTGCTGCTCGGAGTGGCTACAGGAACTTTCTTCCTCATTAAAGGAAACAACTGCAACTGA
- the LOC127414656 gene encoding H-2 class II histocompatibility antigen, A-U alpha chain-like isoform X2 — MVLYVFLFMFTGTVSTHTKVVYRDIQYSGCSDTETEFIYGLDGEELYHSDFNRQEGIVTAPNFADPVSFPGFYDLGVALTAHCKVRLAACVKAYNNPNKRTARPEASIYSKDDVMLGIDNTLICHVTGLYPPPVVISWTKNNVNVTEDINLSQYRPRTDGTFNIFSTLKFIPEEGDIYTCTVYHKALENKPETKIWVDVVLPSVGLAVFCGVGLTLVLLGVATGTFFLIKGNNCN; from the exons ATGGTGCTGTATGTGTTCCTTTTCATGTTCACTGGAACTGTCAGTACTCACACTAAAG TTGTATATAGGGACATTCAATATTCTGGATGCTCTGATACAGAGACAGAGTTTATATATGGACTTGATGGAGAGGAACTATACCATTCAGATTTCAATAGACAGGAAGGAATAGTGACCGCACCAAATTTTGCAGATcctgttagctttcctggatttTATGACCTTGGTGTTGCCTTAACAGCACATTGCAAAGTAAGATTAGCTGCATGTGTTAAAGCTTACAACAACCCAAATAAGAGAACAG CAAGACCTGAAGCTTCCATATATTCTAAAGATGATGTAATGCTGGGGATTGACAACACCCTCATCTGTCATGTGACTGGACTCTACCCTCCACCTGTGGTGATCTCATGGACCAAGAACAATGTGAATGTGACAGAGGATATAAATCTAAGCCAGTATCGTCCAAGGACTGATGGAACCTTCAACATCTTCTCCACTCTGAAGTTCATTCCTGAAGAGGGAGACATCTATACCTGCACTGTGTACCATAAAGCTCTTGAGAACAAACCTGAGACTAAAATATGGG TTGACGTTGTTCTGCCCAGTGTTGGTCTAGCCGTGTTCTGTGGAGTTGGTCTGACTCTTGTGCTGCTCGGAGTGGCTACAGGAACTTTCTTCCTCATTAAAGGAAACAACTGCAACTGA
- the LOC127414654 gene encoding H-2 class II histocompatibility antigen, E-S beta chain-like — protein sequence MSQPNVMFSYFILMMSAFITIADGYYCYIMDECLYSSHDLSDMVYLQSYWFNMVMDIQYNSTLGKFVGLTEYGEHVVEGWNRNLNFIQQMQAQVDTYCKPNAQFLETALRDKAVQPKVMLRSVKRAQGKHPAMLMCSVYDFYPEQIKVSWLRDGEPVASDVTSILEMADGDWYYQIHSELEYTPRSGEKISCVVDHASFNKPMIVDWDPSLPESERNKIVIGASGLVLGIVIAAAGLIYYKKKSTGRILVPH from the exons ATGTCACAGCCCAACGTAATGTTTTCTTACTTCATATTGATGATGTCTGCTTTCATCACAATAG CTGATGGATATTATTgttacataatggatgaatgccTCTACAGTTCCCATGATCTCAGTGATATGGTGTATCTTCAGTCATATTGGTTCAATATGGTTatggacatacagtataacagcacTCTAGGAAAGTTTGTGGGGTTAACTGAGTATGGAGAGCATGTTGTAGAGGGCTGGAACAGAAATCTCAACTTTATTCAACAAATGCAAGCTCAGGTGGACACATACTGCAAACCTAATGCTCAATTCTTGGAAACAGCTCTCCGTGATAAAGCcg TGCAACCGAAGGTTATGCTCAGATCAGTGAAGCGAGCTCAAGGCAAGCATCCAGCCATGTTGATGTGCAGCGTGTATGACTTCTACCCAGAACAAATCAAAGTGTCCTGGTTGAGAGATGGTGAACCAGTGGCCTCTGATGTGACCTCTATTTTGGAGATGGCTGATGGGGACTGGTACTATCAGATTCACTCTGAGCTAGAGTACACCCCAAGATCTGGAGAAAAGATCTCTTGTGTGGTGGATCACGCCAGCTTCAATAAACCCATGATTGTAGACTGGG ATCCCTCTCTCCCTGAGTCTGAGAGGAATAAGATTGTTATCGGGGCCTCTGGACTGGTGCTGGGAATTGTCATAGCAGCTGCTGGACTCATTTACTACAAGAAGAAATCAACAG GGAGGATCCTGGTACCACATTAA
- the LOC127414656 gene encoding H-2 class II histocompatibility antigen, A-U alpha chain-like isoform X1 — MVLYVFLFMFTGTVSTHTKVVYRDIQYSGCSDTETEFIYGLDGEELYHSDFNRQEGIVTAPNFADPVSFPGFYDLGVALTAHCKVRLAACVKAYNNPNKRTARPEASIYSKDDVMLGIDNTLICHVTGLYPPPVVISWTKNNVNVTEDINLSQYRPRTDGTFNIFSTLKFIPEEGDIYTCTVYHKALENKPETKIWEVDVVLPSVGLAVFCGVGLTLVLLGVATGTFFLIKGNNCN; from the exons ATGGTGCTGTATGTGTTCCTTTTCATGTTCACTGGAACTGTCAGTACTCACACTAAAG TTGTATATAGGGACATTCAATATTCTGGATGCTCTGATACAGAGACAGAGTTTATATATGGACTTGATGGAGAGGAACTATACCATTCAGATTTCAATAGACAGGAAGGAATAGTGACCGCACCAAATTTTGCAGATcctgttagctttcctggatttTATGACCTTGGTGTTGCCTTAACAGCACATTGCAAAGTAAGATTAGCTGCATGTGTTAAAGCTTACAACAACCCAAATAAGAGAACAG CAAGACCTGAAGCTTCCATATATTCTAAAGATGATGTAATGCTGGGGATTGACAACACCCTCATCTGTCATGTGACTGGACTCTACCCTCCACCTGTGGTGATCTCATGGACCAAGAACAATGTGAATGTGACAGAGGATATAAATCTAAGCCAGTATCGTCCAAGGACTGATGGAACCTTCAACATCTTCTCCACTCTGAAGTTCATTCCTGAAGAGGGAGACATCTATACCTGCACTGTGTACCATAAAGCTCTTGAGAACAAACCTGAGACTAAAATATGGG AAGTTGACGTTGTTCTGCCCAGTGTTGGTCTAGCCGTGTTCTGTGGAGTTGGTCTGACTCTTGTGCTGCTCGGAGTGGCTACAGGAACTTTCTTCCTCATTAAAGGAAACAACTGCAACTGA